A window from Argopecten irradians isolate NY chromosome 3, Ai_NY, whole genome shotgun sequence encodes these proteins:
- the LOC138319349 gene encoding uncharacterized protein: MFGNTISIASRSRGVKRTLHVIEIWTKRGVHNMSVKTAAFGSWSSPISSKIVTGSSVQLLEVRTDVKNPSDVYWTEMRYDEGGRYVICKQTTGQDGQSLAITPDQFSARTLVHEYGGGAFFVNDGKVYFSNFKDQRLYVQKSEAGSTPVPISPEDCGWRYADGELNEKTGKIFCVREDHKSDTKEPVNTVISLDLSTQKQILLVRFIIQ, translated from the exons ATGTTTGGGAATACCATCAGTATTGCTAGCCGAAGTAGAGGTGTCAAGAGGACATTACACGTCATCGAAATTTGGACAAAAAGGGGTGTACACAACATGAGTGTTAAAACAGCAGCGTTTGGATCGTGGTCATCGCCCATATCCAGTAAAATTGTTACGGGGAGCAGCGTCCAGCTGTTAGAAGTGCGGACGGACGTCAAGAATCCCA GTGATGTGTACTGGACGGAGATGCGATATGATGAGGGTGGTCGCTATGTCATCTGTAAACAAACGACAGGACAGGATGGACAATCATTAGCGATTACACCCGACCAGTTCAGTGCCAGGACCCTGGTTCATGAATATGGAGGTGGAGCATTCTTTGTCAACGACGGCAAGGTTTATTTTTCCAACTTTAAGGACCAGAGATTGTATGTACAGAAGTCTGAAGCTGGGTCCACTCCAGTTCCAATTTCACCAGAAGATTGTGGCTGGAGATATGCTGATGGGGAGCTTAATGAAAAA aCAGGTAAAATTTTTTGTGTAAGAGAAGACCATAAGAGCGATACAAAGGAGCCTGTCAATACTGTCATATCTCTGGATCTCtcaacacaaaaacaaattctTCTGGTAAGATTCATCATTCAATGA